In Dysidea avara chromosome 3, odDysAvar1.4, whole genome shotgun sequence, a single window of DNA contains:
- the LOC136250218 gene encoding poly [ADP-ribose] polymerase tankyrase-2-like isoform X1: MHNSLRVALYSRASEGQRETFAELEDYLRQGRNPNARDASSTSLLELCIDFHLGTYINQDYRLRVANLLLSHHADPNSTGRDDWTVLHWCARAGDLTLLKLLVSRGGKVNMKSTQGELVVDVAVGRWHQDIMIYCDQQSGNLKQMARAAILSHLGRKARATAWKLPVPSQLKLFLNYNNPYPGYELVPIPEMPWTDEDLQQKKPTKTDLLEFVVTNADEYFLTDYKLPTEVSECGNSSCHSYQDLISAVKSLYLYESFKPICYEEPLARTPRIGENWPEAKQHIAQLLRL; the protein is encoded by the exons ATGCACAACTCACTCAGGGTAGCGCTATATAGTAGGGCCAGTGAAGGACAAAGAGAAACGTTTGCTGAATTAGAAGACTACCTGCGTCAAGGGCGGAACCCGAACGCCAGAGATGCCTCGTCTACTTCTCTACTAGAGTTATGTATTGATTTTCATT TAGGTACATATATCAATCAGGATTACAGATTACGGGTTGCTAATTTACTTTTGTCTCACCATGCTGATCCTAACTCAACTGGTAGAGATGACTGGACAGTTCTCCACTGGTGTGCCAGAGCAGGTGACCTCACACTATTAAAGCTACTGGTCAGCAGAGGAGGTAAAGTGAACATGAAGTCAACACAAGGCGAGCTAGTGGTTGATGTAGCAGTGGGACGATGGCATCAAGATATCATGATCTACTGCGACCAACAGTCTGGTAACCTAAAGCAGATGGCTAGGGCAGCTATACTGAGTCACCTTGGCCGCAAAGCTAGAGCAACAGCTTGGAAACTACCTGTGCCATCTCAACTAAAACTGTTTCTTAACTATAATAACCCTTACCCAGGCTACGAGCTTGTTCCTATTCCTGAGATGCCATGGACGGATGAGGACCTTCAACAGAAGAAGCCAACCAAAACAGATCTTCTGGAGTTTGTAGTGACAAATGCTGATGAGTATTTCTTGACAGACTACAAGTTGCCAACAGAAGTGTCTGAGTGTGGTAACTCTAGTTGTCACAGTTATCAAGATCTGATCAGTGCCGTGAAGTCACTTTATCTTTACGAGAGTTTTAAGCCTATTTGTTATGAAGAGCCTCTTGCAAGAACACCTCGAATTGGAGAAAACTGGCCTGAGGCTAAGCAACATATTGCACAGTTGCTCAGATTGTAA
- the LOC136250218 gene encoding poly [ADP-ribose] polymerase tankyrase-2-like isoform X2 — MHNSLRVALYSRASEGQRETFAELEDYLRQGRNPNARDASSTSLLELCIDFHCTYINQDYRLRVANLLLSHHADPNSTGRDDWTVLHWCARAGDLTLLKLLVSRGGKVNMKSTQGELVVDVAVGRWHQDIMIYCDQQSGNLKQMARAAILSHLGRKARATAWKLPVPSQLKLFLNYNNPYPGYELVPIPEMPWTDEDLQQKKPTKTDLLEFVVTNADEYFLTDYKLPTEVSECGNSSCHSYQDLISAVKSLYLYESFKPICYEEPLARTPRIGENWPEAKQHIAQLLRL, encoded by the exons ATGCACAACTCACTCAGGGTAGCGCTATATAGTAGGGCCAGTGAAGGACAAAGAGAAACGTTTGCTGAATTAGAAGACTACCTGCGTCAAGGGCGGAACCCGAACGCCAGAGATGCCTCGTCTACTTCTCTACTAGAGTTATGTATTGATTTTCATT GTACATATATCAATCAGGATTACAGATTACGGGTTGCTAATTTACTTTTGTCTCACCATGCTGATCCTAACTCAACTGGTAGAGATGACTGGACAGTTCTCCACTGGTGTGCCAGAGCAGGTGACCTCACACTATTAAAGCTACTGGTCAGCAGAGGAGGTAAAGTGAACATGAAGTCAACACAAGGCGAGCTAGTGGTTGATGTAGCAGTGGGACGATGGCATCAAGATATCATGATCTACTGCGACCAACAGTCTGGTAACCTAAAGCAGATGGCTAGGGCAGCTATACTGAGTCACCTTGGCCGCAAAGCTAGAGCAACAGCTTGGAAACTACCTGTGCCATCTCAACTAAAACTGTTTCTTAACTATAATAACCCTTACCCAGGCTACGAGCTTGTTCCTATTCCTGAGATGCCATGGACGGATGAGGACCTTCAACAGAAGAAGCCAACCAAAACAGATCTTCTGGAGTTTGTAGTGACAAATGCTGATGAGTATTTCTTGACAGACTACAAGTTGCCAACAGAAGTGTCTGAGTGTGGTAACTCTAGTTGTCACAGTTATCAAGATCTGATCAGTGCCGTGAAGTCACTTTATCTTTACGAGAGTTTTAAGCCTATTTGTTATGAAGAGCCTCTTGCAAGAACACCTCGAATTGGAGAAAACTGGCCTGAGGCTAAGCAACATATTGCACAGTTGCTCAGATTGTAA
- the LOC136248398 gene encoding transmembrane protein 229B-like has protein sequence MLPTLARLYFWGVHGMFGEVIFTATWEYIVTGGLHLKGFSSLWSFVNYGFGTLLAEALHEFLVALNIPFIIRLFLYVLVAYLWEFSAGLILHQFEACPWDYTEFEYNLMGLITLEYAPAWLAAAAYFELLYGYMKGIDQRPSWKKQVTYYHYSHPLLRKIGITPLGYDKDS, from the coding sequence ATGTTGCCGACGCTTGCTCGTTTGTATTTCTGGGGTGTACATGGGATGTTTGGTGAAGTAATCTTCACTGCGACGTGGGAGTACATCGTTACAGGAGGTCTGCATCTCAAAGGGTTTTCTTCCTTGTGGTCGTTTGTTAATTACGGATTTGGCACGCTTCTAGCTGAGGCGCTACACGAGTTCTTAGTGGCGCTCAACATACCATTTATCATTCGACTGTTTCTATACGTGCTGGTCGCGTACTTATGGGAGTTTTCAGCTGGACTGATCTTACATCAGTTTGAAGCATGTCCATGGGATTATACTGAGTTTGAGTACAACTTGATGGGGTTGATAACGCTGGAGTACGCCCCTGCTTGGCTGGCAGCTGCTGCCTACTTTGAACTATTGTATGGTTATATGAAGGGAATTGATCAGCGACCATCGTGGAAGAAGCAGGTTACCTACTATCACTACTCCCATCCATTACTCAGGAAGATTGGGATAACACCATTAGGATATGATAAAGACAGCTAA